The Coffea arabica cultivar ET-39 chromosome 6e, Coffea Arabica ET-39 HiFi, whole genome shotgun sequence genome contains the following window.
AGATTAGTCCAAATTCATTTGatatttagtaaaaatagtaaaatatcTGTTATATCTTTTAATATAAATTTTCTTACTGGTAATCAATTTTACGAGATAGCTATTAGTAGAAGTTTCATCTTTATTGACTTTTTTTAGCTATAACGGTAATTAATTATACAATATATTTATTACTAAAACTTCTATTTTTGTTGACTTTTATAGTTATGATAACTACCTACAACTCTGGTTATAGCCTCCATATATAAGAAATGAATTGTAATGAGTAATTACTTTTAAATGATTACTTATAATCATAACGCTTCAGctatttgaataattttataaaaTGCACTAATAATTTTAATAAACATTTAAACTTTActaaaaatttctttaaaaaaatgaacaaatgatCATTATAGCTAGTTTacattataaataaaatttttaacttacaaatataataaaaataaattattactatTATAATATGTCTTAAACTACTTGTTGTATTTTTTCATATATCTTTAAATATTTTGCGATGGATTAATCATATATATTGATACATGGAACAGTTACAATGACGAGCAAGGATATTGGTTGGGAACATGATACACCTGTGGGTGGGAATAGAAAATTTGTGAGATGCAattattgtgaaaaaataatgcATTGTGACATTACAAGATTGAAAGAGCATGTCGGTCATGTCAGAGGACAGTTGAAGCATGTCCAAGGGCACCATGAGAATAGGTGTAATAAAAATGCATCTAAAGGCTGCTAAGGCTCAAAGAGTtgcaataaaaaagaaaaaaagaagaaatattgaACTCTCTGcaacaagaaaatatatatagTAATGTCAACATAGTTAGCGACGATGATGACAAAGATGTCCTTGAAATTGATGAAGAAAGTAGGATGgtgttgggaaaaaaaaaaaacagatgaATCAAGCAATTAGAGAGAGCCAATACTTGCAATTTGTCGAAGAACAACGAAGGCATTCCACATCTGGTTTACCATTCATCTGGAAATGAGAGTGATTTTAAACCATATCGTCCTTCTATCTTGATATTAACAGGTACGGAAATATAAAGTAATAGTATATCTTTTTAGATGCTTGCCTTTTGTTTAATAtgattcctttttatttttgataGGAGATTGATCATGAAATAAGTGAAATTATTCCAACttgtataaaaaataaatcCTTATTTTGTATTGTTAATGGTTATTATTACTTTtgcaattattagttttaaaattgTGTTTTGTGTTATCTTGATTCTGTTTGTGACGCCATTATATTACATGATGAAAGATGCTTattgtgtttaatatgtataAAAATAATACATTTTACAGATTTTCTCTtactaatttttattatttttgtttggcatatttttttatactattcacaatttttagaatattaaatgttTCAAAATTTGTGTCTTGTTGAGACTGCTACCGATATGCCGAGACGGATGTGGAACGGTTTGGACCACAACTTTAAACCATGGTATACACCTCTGCAAAGTTGTTTCTTAATTATTTGAGTTTCCAATTTGGATTCGGAGTGTCGAACAATTGAATTAATATTCTTCTAAGGAGCATTCATTTTTTGATTTGGAGTAGGATCAAGCTTTCCTTAATTTACCCGTTTCCAGGAAGGAAAAAATTGAAGTTTGTTTTTTCGCTTCATCattgtttctttttcctctttgtaTTAGAAGTCTCGTCATATTTAACTAATCCTCTATAATAAAGGAATTAACATCAGTTCTCGGGAAGAAAGTTGTTTTTGCATATGCTTATAAAACAAGCTACGTAATTAACTTGGTAGAGTTATCTCACGTCTTTTACAAATTTCCTCTTCGTTGTCCTTCTTTTTCGAGTGTCTAAATATTCGAAAAAATTTAGTGATAtattagaaaaccctaattggcTGTAACCTTTATTATCCTCTCTTTTTGCTCATCTTTTTTCTACTGTTCTTCTCTATTGGCTTTGTCATGGAGCCACAGGCAACTCCTCGTTCACAAGCAAGCCTTCTGCTTCAAAAACAGCTCAAAGATCTTTGCAGGAATCCGATAGAAGGATTCTCAGCGGGTTTGGTGGATGAGAGCAATATGTTTGAATGGAGTGTTACCGTCATGGGGCCTCCTGGTTCACTCTACGATGAAGGCTATTTTAATGCCATTATAAGCTTTCCAAAGGATTACCCCGTCAGCCCTCCAGCAGTGAAATTTACATCGGAGATATGGCATCCAAACGTATATCCTGATGGAAAAGTTTGCATGTCGATTCTTCATCCGCCCGGTGATGATCCATATGGCTATGAGCATGCAACTGAGCGCTGGAACCCCCTTCATACCGTTGAAAGCATAGTCCTGAGCATCATATCGATGCTTTCTAGCCCGAACGACGAGTCTCCTGCGAATGTGGATGCTGCAAAGGAGTGGAGAGACCAGAGAGACCAATTCAAGAAGAGAGTGAAGCGTTGTGTTAGGATGACTCAGGAGATGTTGTGAAATTATGCGTGCAGTTTAAGATATTACAAATGATTAGGCACATACATTGAGGTTTCTTTTGCTATCTTGATAATTAAAAAGCActactttgttttgtttttcttctataTGAATGGAGATTCTTTTACACTTGGTTATTCTTGATATATTATGGGTTATTTATCATGTTCATGTGTATGCTGTTTCTGCTTTTCAAGTTCAAAGTTTAATTCAACAATGATAAGACAATCTTGTTAATGCCCTCCCAGAGGAGCAGACCAGGTCTAAAAGTGTCTTTAACTCTGAAACGAAAAATACAGGTCCACTcgaaaagataattgaaaatcAAGAATTACTGCTAAATTCATGCCTCCTGAATAGCTAGTTTTGCATGGCTAAAGAGATCATTGGGCTGTTCCATTTAAATAATTGACTGCATCACAATCTGTGATCAAACAATGCTGTGTTCTCTCAATCTGAATTCCTCGAAAACCTGCTTGGATATTATGATGAAGAAAATCTAGCCCAAGCACTACTACAAGACACAAATAGATTAGTACGCTTGAACAAAAAAAGCAGCACAATAAATGGTGTCAATGATTTCTTTCTATAAACATCTCAAGTTACAGATACGTTTTAGTGCTATAGAATTACTGCAACCAATGAATTCTTTCTAAACATCTAAAGATACAGAGTATGATTTAGTGCTATAGGATTACTGCATTTGTTATTCCTATACTACAGCAGCATGGTAAGTAATGATAACTAATGGTCAGTCAGGATATGTATACAGCACTTGCAACATCAAACCTGATTCTTGAACCACCAGCTTCCAGCCGTCAAAAGCAGAACCGGAGGCATTTTTCTTGCTCATTTGCTCCATTCCCTGGTTATCTCATTGCAGGACCAACAGAATATAAAACATGGTGGATCAATGACAGTTGATGAAAGTTGATTTGTTGTCAAAAAAGTTTTGCTCCATTTGCCTCCGTACACGCAAAGCTCTTCTGTGCTTACAGCAGACATATGCTACAAGTTTCAATATACTTGCATGTATGCGAGAAAGCCAGCAATTCTCTTTAGGGAACCTGAAGTACATGAAACTAAAGCTCATCCTCCCCACTTATGGAATCACCAAATTCTTTGTGTCATAGCTGTCAGCAGTATCCCTGCTGAGTTTAAGAACCAATCCAGTTTGACATAGGGATTTAGCATCTGCTgcatagaaggaagaaatgcagATCTCCTTCAGGAGATAAGAGGATCACCAGCATGTCCCCAATTAAATTCCCTGATTATTCACATGTCACTGTCTGGCATGCCCCCGGTTCTCTATATGGGCAGTTGCTCCATTTGAGCTTTCTCCCACATATAAGGTCCAGTTTCATTTCAACCCCTCAGTTGAAGAAGTATGGTGATTTGAGTACTTCACGCAAGTCAAAGTTACCTCTTTTTGGTAGAGCAGGAAAGGTCAATGTTGGATATGATGTATGGAAGTTTTCAAGCAACTGCTGACATAAACAGAAGATTACCAGAAAGTATTTGGaagtaaaacaaaagaaatttgttTATAAAAGCAAATTCCATCCTAAATAATATGAACAACATATAATTTTTTCtcaccaatttcattcttaGAATCACAATATTCCACTCTGAAAACAAGATGCTGCATTAGTAGAGTAAAGCATCATTCAGCCTACTGCTACATTACACGATGAACTACTTCAACTCAGATGATAGACACCAGTCTTATGGACAAGGCTCGTTATGCATGGTCACCAAAAAGTGAGCAAACTCAAAAGGGAAAAGATATGTAGCAATCTCAGCAAACAAGATATGTAATCCTCTAACATGCTTACATTTTCAAGTATTGGCATGCTATAAAGCTCCACAAATTTCTCTCTCAGTATCTGGTTCATCTTGTCAACATCACACGCATGCGTCCAAAAGGAATCATGTACCCCTGCAATTACACTTTTTAAGAGATTCAAGCATTCCTGAACATAACCTGTTCTTTTAACTAGTATGAATGAAGCCTTGAAATTATTTGCCAAACTACAAACTTTTCGATTGCCATATTTTGGAATGTAGTAAGCAAAGAGTTCCACTGTTTAGAAATAGAGGTTAGGATTATCTCACAAGatataaatcaaagaaaatccaAACCTAAAAACAAACTGAAAGCCATTAAGAACTTGTCAATCTCGAAAGCTCATACAGTGAGTGAGCCTCCTGAGCATTTTTCAATTGTCTCATTTGCTATTTATGTAGTTTGTATTCACTTCACTTTTAGCTTAGTTTATTTTGTCTTGTTTTCTAACCGTTGACTTTTACCACAAATTTGGCAGTTGCAGTGACTGATGAATCTTTCTTTATCTGCATCCTCTACCCCTTATCTGATATCACTGGTGGGCATTTAGGACTAAGCCCATCATCTTTGCATGATATATGCAAACAGGATAACATtgttcttgctcaatcttttaTTGTGCCTTGTATCAACAGAAGTTTAAAGTTTTGGTATTAAATGAACTCAGAAGTTCTCTGTAAGCATCCATTCATGTTGCAAGTCATCAAGGAGAAAATTCCAAGACTTCTTAATTTTGACACTCATTTTTAATCCTGCAGCATTTACAGAATCTTTTTCACCATTTGACATTTGTCATATCAAGACCGGAAATCATGATATTCCCAGAATGTAATCCGCATATTCAAAGCGAGGTAGCCTTTTccttaactattacaattgCATAGATAAGTCTTGTATTTCAGTTAAGCACACAAAAGATACTGTTACACCACCACTTTGCTTTTCTATTCATATAGAGATTCTTCAGTTAAGAGTAGTTACT
Protein-coding sequences here:
- the LOC113697131 gene encoding ubiquitin-conjugating enzyme E2 14-like — protein: MEPQATPRSQASLLLQKQLKDLCRNPIEGFSAGLVDESNMFEWSVTVMGPPGSLYDEGYFNAIISFPKDYPVSPPAVKFTSEIWHPNVYPDGKVCMSILHPPGDDPYGYEHATERWNPLHTVESIVLSIISMLSSPNDESPANVDAAKEWRDQRDQFKKRVKRCVRMTQEML